CCCTGAATGTATGCAGCTCCAAATACCGGGATATCGACAGGAGCAGCCAGGTTAGGGTTAAAAGTCTGTCCGTAGTTTCCACGGCTCCCAACCAAGCTCTGCAAAATGACCCCAGCAGCGCCTGCTTGTACTGCATTGTCAACTTGTGTACGATAAGCGGCTGTGCTGGATGCTCTCGGCATGACCACAATCTTTCCTGCTGTATCTGCAGGGAAGTCAGCAAGATTTGTCCCGCCTTCCACGAAAAGCACCTCTCCGCTAACAGCTTCTTTGCTTACTTTTCCATTTGGAGCAGCAGCCATCTGCCATGAAGTTCCGTCTGCAAAGGCTACATCCGCTATGTACTGGTCAGCTACAGGAAAGTATTGATACTCTACCTCATAACCGTAGCTTTTCAATACATTGGCAATGTACTCAGCGGATTCTTTTTCAGCATGCAGTCCTCCAGGACGAGGGCCAATTTCCTCTGATAAATACCTGACATGCTCAATAGCACGCTCAGCATCCACTCGCGCTACGACTTTCTGATCTTGTGAGTAACCTGATTTGCCATTAGCAGGCTCACTGGTTGCATAACTGGCTGAGCCAAAAGCCATTGTTAATGCCAAAAGTGAAGCCGCTACTTTTACACCTTGCTTTCGTAATACCATGACATTCCCTCCTATTAAGTTAATCTAGCAAAACTAGATGCTTAAACCCTATCGTAGTTCAGGAGGAGAAGAACAGACAAGTTAAAAAATTACTAATTTTCTAAATTTTTCTACCTAAAGAACTAGGTGTACAAGATTTAGAGAATGCCTTTTAGAGCATTTATATGTAAATAATATAATAGGATAAAGCAGACTGTTAAAATAAGAAGGTAATTCCATGTATATGCAGAATTAAGTAAGCAGATAGATTGTTTTCATGTGAAGGGAGGGAGAGGAAGTGGTTCAGAGGGTTTTAAATGTACCGTATTTCTTGCTGGTGGTAGCCGCATTATTTTGGGGCGGAAATGCGGTGGCCGGAAAGTTCCTCGCTAGTTCGCTCCCACCGGTGACCATTTCATTTACTCGCCTGGGGATAGGGGTGCTGATTATGTCTCCGGTGATCATCAGGCTGTTCAGGCATGAAAGAGCTGCCCTTCGGGAACACTTCAAGCTGCTTTTGTTGCTGGCGGTTACAGGAGTGATTGGCTTCAATCTGCTCATCTATTGGGCTGTCAATTATACGACGGCCATCAATGCGACCTTGTTGAACAGCACGAGCCCGCTGTTTATTTTCCTGCTGTCAGCGCTTCTCATTGGTGAAAAAATGGAGCTGAAGTATTGGATGTCGCTGGTGATTTCAATGCTTGGTGTGCTTGTTGTCATCACACATGGGTCGATTGAAAGAATGCTGGCATTGGAATTTAATATTGGTGATTTAATTATGGTGCTTGCAGTTATTTCATGGGCATTGTATTCCATTTATATTAAAAAAATCTCAGGAAAGCTTCCCTCGCTGGCAATCTTCGGTTTTACCTTGGCGATCGGATTTATGTTGATGATTCCCGCAGTGGCAATCGAGCTTTCGCTGGTGCCGGTTGGTACGGTGGGCCTTGCTGAGTGGACAGCGCTGTTTTACATAGG
The window above is part of the Mesobacillus jeotgali genome. Proteins encoded here:
- a CDS encoding DMT family transporter; the encoded protein is MVQRVLNVPYFLLVVAALFWGGNAVAGKFLASSLPPVTISFTRLGIGVLIMSPVIIRLFRHERAALREHFKLLLLLAVTGVIGFNLLIYWAVNYTTAINATLLNSTSPLFIFLLSALLIGEKMELKYWMSLVISMLGVLVVITHGSIERMLALEFNIGDLIMVLAVISWALYSIYIKKISGKLPSLAIFGFTLAIGFMLMIPAVAIELSLVPVGTVGLAEWTALFYIGIFPSICSFLLWNRGVAMIGPPKASISLNLIPVFGTIFAFFVLGEVISVPQIIGGCLVFVGVFITSFSKKKTVQLAEEA